CGATCGGACCGGGTCAATCTGGAGATTAGGACGAAGCAGCCGATTGACTTTTCTCCAATTTCGCGAGTACTATAATTTCAAAATTGAAAGTTAAATTCCGTGTTGTGTCAAATGTCTGCAGCCCGCTCGATAAATATTTGAGGATGATGGGGAAGTTGATCAGATGATTAAGAAAATCAAAGCTTTGTTGCTTGTTGTTTTGGGTGTTACCTTCAGCTGCGATTGGGTGCACGGGGCGGGTTCAGTTGATTTTAGTGGTCCAGGAGCCTACGGTTCATACTCTCACTCTGGCGAGTTTATAGCTTTGTACCGAAGGGGAGATCGGTATGTCACTTTCTATAAGATCTCCGACGCGACAAAGGTAACCCGTATCGATACTGGTTCGAGCAACATTTTAAGCCTATCCCACACAGATGACGCGAAATATATGGCCTTTTTTGACGGGAATCAGGTTGTTCTGATGGATGTATCAAAGGGAAAAATTCTGCGCAGAATTAGTCGAGTAACTGAAGATGGAGACATAGAAATGGAGTCGCATCGTGACGGGAAGTCACTTCAGTTATATTATTATAATCAATCTGGAGATAGGGTAAGAGAAATTATTACGTTTAATACCGGAGAGACTCTTTTTAAGATCACGAGGACTTCGAATTAATAGCAGTAAACAATTGATGATTGAATCTATTTATGCATTAGATGTGCCAGGCAAGGTGGAATTCCTTTTGAGAATGACGGCATGAATTGAATTTTCCATTACGCGCAGTCGGCATGGTCCTCTAGTAGGGTGCTGCCTTCAATGACAAAGCATCCCTCGGGTGAGGGGAAACAAAACACGGTTCTCCCGCCATCAAAGTTAGATCACTTGGCCATCGACAGTGCGACTGACCGACCGCAAATGACCGAATTGGTTGGAAGTGATGACGATATCCGCCTCGGCCGTGCCCGCTTGATCCGGGCCGATTGCTTCGACTGGCTGGCCGCGCAGCCGGAGCGGTCGATCGAGGCGGTGGTGACCGATCCGCCCTATGGGCTGGTCGAGTATACGGCCAAGGAGACCGCCAAGCTCAGGGCCGGGACGGGCGGGGTCTGGCGCATTCCGCCGAGCTTCGACGGCCATCGCCGGGCGCCGCTGCCGCGCTTCACGGTGCTGACGGATCAGGACCGGCAGGCGCTGGAGGCCTTCTTTCGGGAATTCGGGCGGCAGGTCGCGCGGGTCTGCGTGCCCGGCGCGCATGTGATGGTCGCCGCCAATCCGCTGCTCGCCCATATCGTCGCCACGGCAATGACCGGGGCCGGGCTCGAACTGCGCGGCTATATCGCCCGACAGGTCATGACCATGCGCGGCGGCGACCGGCCGAAGAACGCCCATGAGGAATTCGACGGCGTCTCGGTGATGCCGCGCTCGCAATGGGAGCCCTGGGTGGTGCTGCGGGTGCCGCTCGACGGTCGCGTCCAGGACACGTTGCGCCGCTGGGGCACCGGCGGCTTCCGGCGCCCGTCGCCCGACCGGCCCTTCGGCGACCTGATCCGCTCGCATCCGACGCCGGCGGCGGAAAAGCGGATCGCCCCGCATCCCTCGCTGAAGCCGCAGGCCTTCATGCGCCAGATCGCGCGCGCCGTGCTGCCGCTCGGGCGCGGCACGGTGCTCGATCCCTTCATGGGCGCGGGCTCGACGCTCGCCGCCTGCGAGGCGGTCGGCTACGACAGCATCGGCATCGAGCGCGATCCGGACTATTTCCGCCTTGCCGTTGAGGCGGTGCCGAGGCTCGCGGCGCTGTCGGTCAGGATCGACCCTTGAGGAGCCGCCGCCTCGGCTTCAGGCGCCGAGATCCGCGACCGTCTTGAGCGCCGCGCCGACGACCTGATCCATGTTGTAGTAGCGGTATTCGGCGAGCCGGCCGACGAAGGAGACGCGCGTCTCTGCCGCGGCCAGCTTTCTGTAGCGCTGGGCCAGGGCCTCGTTCTCCGGGCGCGGGACGGGATAGAAGGGCTCGCCGTCGGCGCAAGGGTATTCGCGCATGATCGAGGTGCCGGCGGCCTGCTGGCCGGTCAGGTGCTTGAATTCGGTGATGCGCGTGAAGGCGTGGTCGTTGGGGTAGTTGACTTGGCCGACCGGCTGGAAGGTCTCGATGCCGGCCAGATGCTCGTGCTCGAAGCGCAGCGAACGGTAGGGCAGGCGGCCGTAGCGGTGGCCGTAGAAGCCGTCGAGCGGACCGGTGAAGATCAGGTGATCCCACGCGATCGCGTCGCGAACCTGGAAGAAGTCCGTCGCCAGCCGGACCGTGATCCGCGGGCTCGCCAGCATCGCCTCGAACAGGCGCGTGTAGCCGGCGGCCGGCATGAACTGGAACCGGTCGGTGAAATAGCGGTCGTCGTCGCCGGTGCGCGTCGGGATGCGGGCGGCGACGCTCGCCGAGAGATCGGCCAGGTCGAGGCCCCATTGCTTGCGGGTGTAGCCGCGGAAGAAGCGGTCGCAGAGATCGGTGCCGACGCTCGCCAGCACGGCGTCCTCGCTGGTCCGGATCGGGTCGATCGGCACCCGGACGGCGTCGAGATGGGCGCGGATGCCGGCCTCGTCCAGGGCCCAGCCGTAGAGCCCGTTGATGGTCGTCCGGTTGATCGGGATCGGCAGCAGCCTGCCGTCGACCGAAGCCAGCACCCGGTGCTCGTAGAAGCGCCAGTCGGTGAAGCGGCTCAGATAGGCGAAGATGCGCTCGGCATTGGTATGGAAGATGTGCGGGCCGTAGGGATGGACCAGAATGCCGTGAGCGTCGGGACGGTCATGGGCGTTGCCGCCGATATGGTTGCGCCTGTCGATCACCAGCACGCTGCGGCCGGAGGCGGCCAGACGCTCCGCGCAGACCGCCCCGGCGAAGCCGGCGCCGACGACGAGGCAATCGACCTTCACGGCCGGCCCCCGTCGATCGATCCGCCCGCCCGCGCCGCCATGACGGCCATGGCCGGCCTCAGAGCCGGTCGAGCGGCAGGCCGGCGCCGACGGCGATTCGGGTTTGCGCCTGCACGGCGCGCGCGGTCGGGATCACGTCCTCGATCCGGCCGACCACCGAATAGCTGACCTCGAGACCGGGTCGGATGAAGCCGGAGCGGCGCATGTGCTCGAGCAGTTCGGCGAGCGGGTGCCAGAAGCCGCCGATGTCGGCGAGCACGATCGGCTTGGCATGCTGGCCGAGCTGGACCCAGGTCATCTGCTCGACGACCTCCTCCAGCGTGCCGATGCCGCCGGGCAGGGTGACGAAGGCGTCGCACTGCTCGAACATGATGCGCTTGCGCTGGTGCATGTCCTGCGTGACGACCAGTTCGCTCACCTCCGGCAGCATCAC
This window of the Prosthecodimorpha staleyi genome carries:
- a CDS encoding LOG family protein, with amino-acid sequence MSEIRSICVFCGSALGADPAFEAAARTLGETMAREQIRLVYGGGSIGLMGTVARAVLDGGGTVLGVIPQFLVDREVMLPEVSELVVTQDMHQRKRIMFEQCDAFVTLPGGIGTLEEVVEQMTWVQLGQHAKPIVLADIGGFWHPLAELLEHMRRSGFIRPGLEVSYSVVGRIEDVIPTARAVQAQTRIAVGAGLPLDRL
- the glf gene encoding UDP-galactopyranose mutase — translated: MKVDCLVVGAGFAGAVCAERLAASGRSVLVIDRRNHIGGNAHDRPDAHGILVHPYGPHIFHTNAERIFAYLSRFTDWRFYEHRVLASVDGRLLPIPINRTTINGLYGWALDEAGIRAHLDAVRVPIDPIRTSEDAVLASVGTDLCDRFFRGYTRKQWGLDLADLSASVAARIPTRTGDDDRYFTDRFQFMPAAGYTRLFEAMLASPRITVRLATDFFQVRDAIAWDHLIFTGPLDGFYGHRYGRLPYRSLRFEHEHLAGIETFQPVGQVNYPNDHAFTRITEFKHLTGQQAAGTSIMREYPCADGEPFYPVPRPENEALAQRYRKLAAAETRVSFVGRLAEYRYYNMDQVVGAALKTVADLGA
- a CDS encoding DNA-methyltransferase, which gives rise to MTELVGSDDDIRLGRARLIRADCFDWLAAQPERSIEAVVTDPPYGLVEYTAKETAKLRAGTGGVWRIPPSFDGHRRAPLPRFTVLTDQDRQALEAFFREFGRQVARVCVPGAHVMVAANPLLAHIVATAMTGAGLELRGYIARQVMTMRGGDRPKNAHEEFDGVSVMPRSQWEPWVVLRVPLDGRVQDTLRRWGTGGFRRPSPDRPFGDLIRSHPTPAAEKRIAPHPSLKPQAFMRQIARAVLPLGRGTVLDPFMGAGSTLAACEAVGYDSIGIERDPDYFRLAVEAVPRLAALSVRIDP